One Candidatus Edwardsbacteria bacterium genomic window carries:
- a CDS encoding ATP-binding cassette domain-containing protein: MKIVAYNLSKSFDGKPVLKDVSLTIDNSGIYALVGPNGSGKTTLMRMLALLEKIDSGKLKYKVRDTEGYATLNTSPGVRRKMALIHNPAVMLSGTVRYNLEYGLRVRGVSPPERRRRSDQALETLSLRGFGKREARTLSAGEIQRVALGRVLTLDPEVVFLDEPTANLDPLSAKLIEKTILDLASRGKKVVLATHNLWQVERIADWVWFLNDGVISISGTAQDVLHKGDQAFWGKFLGRDNLFKGEIVKIGNGKLFQIGDAKFEVATGLEGPAMASLNPNEIILSSQKLVSSARNVLEGVVTEAVSEGGLYKVTVDVGIPLDAAITKASWDEMGLQKGSRVYAVFKASSVRVWKEE, translated from the coding sequence ATGAAGATCGTGGCCTACAACCTATCAAAAAGTTTTGACGGCAAGCCCGTGCTCAAGGACGTTTCGCTGACCATCGATAATTCAGGCATCTATGCCCTGGTGGGGCCCAACGGCTCCGGCAAGACAACCCTGATGCGAATGCTGGCCCTGCTGGAGAAGATCGATTCCGGCAAACTGAAATACAAGGTGCGGGACACGGAGGGTTATGCGACCCTGAATACCTCCCCGGGTGTCAGAAGAAAGATGGCGCTGATCCACAACCCGGCGGTGATGCTGTCCGGCACGGTGCGCTACAACCTGGAATACGGCTTGCGGGTGCGGGGAGTGTCCCCGCCGGAGCGGAGAAGAAGGTCGGACCAGGCGCTGGAGACCCTGTCATTGCGGGGTTTCGGGAAACGCGAGGCCAGGACCCTGTCGGCCGGGGAGATCCAGCGGGTGGCCCTGGGCCGGGTGCTGACGCTGGACCCGGAGGTGGTGTTTCTGGACGAGCCCACCGCCAACCTGGATCCCTTGAGCGCCAAGCTGATAGAAAAGACCATTCTGGATCTGGCCTCCCGGGGCAAGAAAGTTGTTTTGGCCACCCACAACCTGTGGCAGGTGGAGCGGATCGCGGACTGGGTCTGGTTCCTCAACGACGGGGTGATCTCCATCTCCGGCACGGCCCAGGACGTTCTGCACAAGGGTGATCAGGCCTTTTGGGGGAAGTTTTTGGGACGGGACAATTTGTTCAAAGGGGAAATTGTTAAAATAGGAAATGGGAAGTTGTTTCAGATAGGAGATGCAAAGTTTGAGGTGGCGACCGGGCTGGAAGGCCCGGCCATGGCCAGTCTTAATCCCAATGAGATAATTTTGTCATCGCAGAAATTAGTCAGCAGCGCCCGCAATGTGCTGGAGGGTGTGGTTACCGAAGCCGTTTCCGAGGGCGGGTTGTACAAGGTCACGGTGGACGTAGGCATCCCGCTGGATGCGGCCATTACCAAGGCCTCGTGGGACGAGATGGGATTGCAGAAGGGAAGCAGGGTGTATGCGGTGTTCAAGGCCAGCAGTGTAAGGGTATGGAAGGAGGAATAG
- a CDS encoding transposase, whose product MSKLHHRNIRLPEYDYSSEGAYFVTICTQDRECILGDIIDGQRILSKHGRIVEQCWNDLVNHYTGFELDMFVIMPNHVHGVIVITGIVNVIINVGDGLKPSPTGRIIVKSHGLTEIIRAFKTFSARKINEQRNTQGQKVWQRNYYEHIIRNEISLNKIREYIINNPRNWHTDGNNPHRIVQKP is encoded by the coding sequence ATGTCTAAATTACACCACCGTAACATTCGCTTGCCGGAATATGATTATTCCAGTGAGGGCGCATATTTTGTTACAATATGTACCCAGGATCGGGAATGTATTTTGGGTGATATAATTGACGGTCAGAGGATATTGAGCAAACATGGCCGGATAGTTGAACAATGTTGGAACGATCTGGTGAATCATTACACGGGTTTTGAATTAGATATGTTCGTTATTATGCCCAATCATGTTCATGGGGTCATTGTTATAACGGGGATCGTGAATGTCATAATAAATGTAGGGGATGGTTTAAAACCATCCCCTACAGGTCGAATAATTGTCAAATCGCATGGTTTGACGGAAATCATCCGGGCGTTTAAAACATTTTCGGCCCGTAAAATCAATGAACAAAGAAACACCCAGGGGCAAAAGGTCTGGCAGCGCAATTATTACGAACATATTATACGTAATGAAATATCTTTGAACAAAATACGCGAATACATCATCAATAATCCCCGTAACTGGCATACTGATGGCAATAATCCACACAGGATAGTGCAAAAACCATGA
- a CDS encoding molybdopterin molybdotransferase MoeA has translation MISFHEARSKMLEDIKPLPPEKCRLEDLLGRVLAQDITASFDIPPRDNSAMDGFAVIAADVAGASEQSPVALQVIEDVPAGKVATKSLKPGQAIRIMTGAQIPANADSVIPVEHTRKIGNGKLEIRAVESISVGANVRRRGEDVKTGQLLIAKGTRLRPQEVGLIASLGLTEVLVSKQPVVGIISSGNEVAAPGQTLKPGQIYDANRFSIGGQVKETGALVKDYGIIVDDLEKIKETLNLSARECDVVITSGGVSVGDYDLMKQALSELGKMNFWQVKQKPGKPLAFGHINGKPVVGLPGNPVSSMVVCDQYVRPLLLKMQGATNIIRGQVTAYSDQGIRKQAGRTEFLRTKVKWQDGAYHVVLTGPQGSGILTSMVQADGLMILPEECEGVKPGDKVQIELF, from the coding sequence ATGATCTCTTTTCACGAAGCGCGCAGTAAAATGCTGGAGGACATAAAACCCTTGCCCCCAGAAAAATGCCGTCTGGAGGACCTCTTGGGCCGGGTGCTGGCCCAGGACATCACGGCCTCGTTCGATATCCCGCCCAGGGACAACTCGGCCATGGACGGCTTTGCCGTAATTGCCGCCGATGTGGCCGGGGCTTCGGAGCAAAGTCCTGTGGCACTACAGGTGATCGAGGACGTCCCGGCCGGGAAGGTGGCCACCAAGTCATTGAAGCCGGGGCAGGCCATAAGGATTATGACCGGGGCGCAGATACCTGCTAATGCTGACAGCGTCATTCCTGTTGAGCATACCCGTAAAATAGGAAATGGGAAATTGGAAATTCGGGCTGTTGAAAGTATTTCTGTCGGAGCCAATGTCCGCAGGCGGGGCGAGGATGTTAAGACAGGGCAGTTGCTGATAGCCAAAGGAACCAGATTGCGGCCGCAGGAGGTGGGGCTGATCGCTTCTTTGGGCTTGACTGAAGTCCTGGTCTCCAAACAACCGGTGGTGGGGATAATCTCCAGCGGCAACGAAGTGGCCGCGCCGGGCCAGACGCTGAAACCGGGGCAAATATACGACGCCAACCGTTTCAGCATCGGCGGGCAGGTGAAAGAAACCGGGGCACTGGTAAAAGATTATGGCATCATCGTTGACGATCTGGAAAAGATCAAGGAGACCCTGAACCTGTCGGCCCGGGAATGCGATGTGGTCATCACTTCGGGCGGGGTCTCAGTGGGCGACTACGACCTGATGAAACAAGCGCTGTCGGAACTGGGTAAGATGAACTTCTGGCAGGTAAAACAAAAACCGGGAAAGCCGCTGGCCTTCGGGCATATCAACGGCAAGCCGGTGGTTGGCCTGCCGGGTAACCCGGTTTCCTCGATGGTGGTCTGCGATCAGTATGTGCGGCCGCTGTTGCTAAAAATGCAGGGGGCAACAAATATTATTAGGGGACAGGTGACAGCCTACAGCGACCAGGGAATAAGGAAACAGGCCGGCAGGACCGAGTTCCTTCGCACAAAAGTAAAATGGCAGGACGGGGCGTACCACGTGGTCCTCACCGGGCCGCAGGGGTCGGGTATACTGACCTCCATGGTCCAGGCCGACGGGCTGATGATCCTGCCGGAGGAGTGCGAGGGGGTAAAGCCGGGAGACAAGGTGCAGATAGAACTATTCTGA
- the mobB gene encoding molybdopterin-guanine dinucleotide biosynthesis protein B, translating into MQPIISFVGHSNSGKTTLIEQIVRILSRKGYRVGVLKHTHGAIKADKRGTDTDRFRLAGAGISSICDDKMLVRFEKAQGHSPKAIVQALSKELDLLIIEGYKKEHYPKVLFSDELSVADLKGVIATVGKKKISSGKVRHFQPSKITEIIKWLERDIIIPGRKNRQVVIEVDGKRLPLKDFVADIVKETIRGALGTLKGGKGRKVDISIDFGRKI; encoded by the coding sequence ATGCAGCCAATAATCTCCTTCGTCGGACATTCCAACTCCGGCAAGACCACACTGATCGAGCAGATCGTCCGCATCCTCAGCCGCAAGGGCTACCGGGTCGGGGTGCTCAAGCACACTCACGGCGCCATCAAGGCCGACAAGCGCGGGACCGACACCGACCGTTTCCGTCTGGCCGGAGCAGGGATATCTTCCATCTGCGACGACAAAATGCTGGTGAGGTTTGAGAAGGCCCAAGGCCATAGTCCCAAGGCCATAGTTCAAGCTTTGAGCAAGGAACTGGACCTGCTGATCATAGAAGGATACAAAAAAGAACATTACCCCAAGGTGCTTTTTTCGGATGAATTGTCGGTTGCCGATCTAAAGGGCGTCATTGCCACCGTGGGCAAGAAAAAGATTTCTTCAGGCAAGGTCCGGCATTTTCAGCCCTCAAAGATAACCGAGATCATCAAGTGGCTGGAGCGTGATATCATCATTCCCGGCCGAAAAAACCGTCAGGTGGTCATAGAGGTGGACGGAAAAAGGCTTCCTTTGAAAGATTTCGTGGCCGATATAGTCAAGGAAACAATCCGCGGGGCCCTGGGCACGCTCAAGGGCGGCAAAGGGCGTAAGGTAGATATCTCTATTGACTTCGGCCGGAAAATATAG
- the rho gene encoding transcription termination factor Rho: protein MDIVELKSKTVSELCNIAKELDIQGASGLKKQEIIYKILQAQAVRNGLVFGGGVLEVLPDGFGFLRSPDYSYMPGPDDIYVGPTQVKRFLLRTGDLVTGQIRPPKEGEKNFALLKVEAIDQENPETARDRIFFDNLTALYPQERIVLERGASDFSMRVMDLLAPIGKGQRGLLVSPPRAGKTVLLQDIANSITANHPEVVLFILLIDERPEEVTDMQRHVKAQVFSSTFDEPPERHVQVADMVLERAKRLVERKKDVVILLDSITRLARANNAVIPHSGKTLSGGVDSNALQRPKRFFGTARNIEEGGSLTIMATALVETGSRMDEVIFEEFKGTGNMELVLDRKLADRRIFPAIDINRSGTRKEELLLGPEALNRSWILRKLLSDMNPAEAMEFLLSRLKGTKSNKDFITAMNAFEGRENNDKKSRNRE from the coding sequence TTGGATATTGTCGAGCTTAAATCCAAGACGGTCTCCGAACTGTGCAACATAGCCAAGGAGCTGGACATCCAGGGGGCCAGCGGATTGAAGAAGCAGGAGATCATCTATAAGATCCTGCAGGCCCAGGCTGTCCGCAACGGCCTGGTGTTCGGCGGCGGGGTGCTGGAGGTGCTGCCGGACGGATTCGGTTTCCTGCGTTCGCCCGATTACAGCTACATGCCGGGCCCGGACGATATCTACGTGGGGCCCACCCAGGTCAAGCGCTTTCTTCTGCGCACCGGCGACCTGGTGACCGGGCAGATCAGGCCGCCCAAGGAGGGCGAGAAGAACTTTGCTCTTTTAAAGGTCGAGGCCATCGACCAGGAGAACCCGGAGACGGCCCGGGACCGGATCTTTTTTGACAACCTGACCGCGCTGTATCCCCAGGAGAGGATAGTGCTGGAACGGGGGGCCTCCGACTTCTCGATGCGGGTGATGGACCTGCTGGCGCCCATCGGCAAGGGCCAGCGGGGTCTGCTGGTCTCGCCGCCCCGGGCTGGGAAGACGGTGCTGCTGCAGGATATCGCCAACAGCATCACCGCCAACCATCCCGAGGTCGTGCTGTTCATCCTGCTGATCGACGAGCGGCCGGAGGAGGTCACCGACATGCAGCGGCACGTCAAGGCCCAGGTCTTCAGCTCCACCTTCGACGAACCACCCGAGAGGCATGTCCAGGTGGCCGACATGGTGCTGGAGAGGGCCAAGCGGCTGGTGGAGCGGAAGAAGGACGTGGTGATCCTGCTGGATTCCATCACCCGGCTGGCCCGGGCCAACAATGCGGTGATACCGCATTCCGGCAAGACCCTGTCCGGCGGGGTGGACTCCAACGCCCTGCAGCGGCCCAAGCGGTTCTTCGGCACCGCCCGCAACATCGAGGAGGGCGGCAGCCTGACCATCATGGCCACCGCCCTGGTGGAGACCGGCAGCCGGATGGACGAGGTGATCTTCGAGGAGTTCAAGGGCACCGGAAACATGGAGCTGGTGCTGGACCGCAAGCTGGCCGACCGCCGGATATTCCCGGCCATCGACATCAACCGTTCCGGCACCCGCAAGGAGGAGTTGCTGCTGGGGCCCGAGGCCCTCAACCGGTCGTGGATCCTGCGGAAGCTGCTGAGCGACATGAACCCGGCGGAGGCCATGGAGTTCCTGCTATCGCGTCTCAAGGGCACCAAGTCCAACAAGGATTTCATCACCGCCATGAATGCCTTCGAGGGCCGGGAGAACAACGACAAGAAATCCAGGAACCGAGAATAA
- a CDS encoding M14 family zinc carboxypeptidase has protein sequence MKKLVILLALLSIGFAGSPSHAQEVGKAGLIPVKIYITTHDDVYKFNALGVGIEELKDGYIEARITQEKIFELISLGWKVEPREEEKVDPKIITAYHDHPWLTAKLDSVHADYPAITKKISIGKSVQNRDLWAFLITDHPDSAENEAEVRFTATIHGNEPVGTEISIALIDSLTAGYGIVPAITDLVDSREIWFLPMFNPDGNTTNLRVNANGEDLNRDFPVPDGSIGDDGDWVVEQENQRFIDFWSGKRAVLSATYHGGALIANYPWDYMDSSAMSLEPPDLDLARRVSINYAVLNPPMFSTPSPSTPYDSGAIYGYTWYPVHGTLQDWSYHATSCLDITMEISTNKWPAAATLPSYWADNREGMLYFIRQAGWGVQGIVTDSLTGLPINWASVVPFGIDKPVYTDTIGDYHRMLMTDQYDLIFSAVGYHEKWASDIRVRIDSLTNLDMQLAPILVTGIVSDSDSGTPIPGALVEIVGLRSDTTDSFGNYLIRWNQDDYYSLKASAAGYTTVIYDSLKFENDSTINFSLSTDSGVAGRPGVNVFITRLEQPFPNPSGAVVTIRYQLAAAGPACLDIYDITGRRVKSLPQGTVPAGAVRIFTWDGSDQSGKKVSAGVYFCRLSAGGMNKTRRMVILQ, from the coding sequence ATGAAGAAACTAGTTATTCTCCTTGCCCTTTTAAGCATAGGGTTTGCGGGATCTCCGTCTCATGCCCAGGAGGTCGGAAAGGCCGGGTTGATCCCGGTGAAGATATACATCACCACCCATGATGATGTATACAAATTCAATGCTCTGGGGGTGGGCATCGAAGAACTTAAGGACGGCTATATCGAGGCCCGGATCACCCAGGAAAAGATATTTGAGCTGATCTCTTTGGGCTGGAAGGTGGAGCCCCGGGAGGAGGAAAAGGTCGATCCCAAGATTATCACGGCCTATCATGACCATCCCTGGCTGACTGCCAAGCTGGACTCGGTCCATGCCGACTATCCGGCCATCACCAAAAAGATATCCATCGGCAAATCGGTCCAGAATCGCGACCTGTGGGCCTTTCTGATAACCGACCATCCCGATTCCGCCGAGAACGAGGCCGAGGTCAGGTTCACCGCCACCATCCACGGCAATGAGCCGGTGGGGACCGAGATATCCATCGCCTTGATAGATTCCCTGACCGCCGGTTACGGCATCGTGCCGGCCATAACGGACCTGGTGGACAGCCGGGAGATATGGTTCCTGCCGATGTTCAATCCCGATGGCAACACCACCAACCTAAGGGTCAACGCCAACGGTGAGGATCTCAACCGGGATTTCCCGGTGCCCGACGGCTCCATTGGGGACGACGGGGACTGGGTGGTGGAGCAGGAGAACCAGAGATTCATTGATTTCTGGAGCGGGAAGCGGGCGGTGTTGTCGGCCACCTACCACGGCGGGGCGCTGATCGCCAATTATCCCTGGGATTATATGGATTCTTCGGCAATGTCCCTGGAGCCGCCCGACCTGGACCTGGCCCGGCGGGTCTCCATCAACTATGCGGTACTGAATCCGCCGATGTTCAGCACACCCAGCCCCTCCACGCCCTATGACAGCGGGGCCATCTACGGCTATACCTGGTATCCAGTCCACGGCACCCTGCAGGACTGGTCATACCACGCCACTTCCTGTCTGGATATAACCATGGAGATCTCCACAAACAAATGGCCTGCGGCCGCAACCCTGCCCTCGTATTGGGCCGATAACCGTGAAGGGATGCTGTATTTCATCCGGCAGGCCGGCTGGGGCGTACAGGGCATTGTCACCGACTCCCTGACCGGGCTGCCCATCAACTGGGCCTCGGTGGTCCCCTTCGGGATAGACAAGCCGGTCTACACCGACACCATCGGCGATTACCACCGGATGCTGATGACCGACCAGTACGACCTGATCTTCTCGGCAGTGGGCTACCATGAAAAGTGGGCCTCCGATATCCGGGTGAGGATCGACAGCCTTACCAATCTGGACATGCAATTGGCGCCGATACTGGTCACCGGCATTGTCAGCGACAGTGACAGCGGGACCCCCATCCCCGGGGCGCTGGTGGAGATCGTCGGCCTGAGAAGCGATACCACCGACAGCTTCGGAAATTATCTGATACGCTGGAACCAGGATGATTATTACAGCCTTAAAGCTTCGGCCGCGGGATACACCACCGTCATCTACGACAGCCTGAAGTTCGAGAACGACAGCACCATCAATTTCAGCCTGTCCACCGACAGCGGGGTGGCCGGAAGACCGGGGGTCAATGTCTTCATCACCCGGCTGGAACAGCCGTTTCCCAATCCCAGCGGGGCTGTCGTGACCATTCGTTACCAACTGGCAGCGGCCGGCCCGGCTTGCTTGGATATCTACGATATCACTGGACGCCGGGTAAAGAGCCTGCCCCAGGGTACCGTGCCGGCTGGTGCGGTGCGGATCTTCACCTGGGATGGCAGCGACCAGTCAGGGAAAAAGGTCTCGGCCGGGGTCTATTTCTGCCGGCTGTCGGCCGGGGGCATGAATAAAACCCGGAGAATGGTAATACTTCAGTAA
- a CDS encoding M28 family peptidase has product MKKLYILAVISVLAIITAEGICSPVLISVELPTAGSNKVWHQLNIPTYELIDNTAIAEVDEGQISLIKQRGYQINIIDQQPDLAKYVIVSNIGRMPELAGNSIWKNDKTAIIKTLPKDALRDRKYKHQIRPFNTKPLGDRFWKSVTTKYVPLKNIPYDPFIQSLVDQVNADSIASYIQRLQDFQTRYLLSDSNYAAAEWIKQKLELWGYLAILDSFYVNDTIQLTDTIFLIGYGRNVIANKPGSLDALKMIFISGHYDSGPTISGSLSLSECPGADDNGSGTASMMEIARMLKDYQTDITVRFIGFDSEENDMRGPKHYAQEVDSAKEELEAIIDMDMIGYQDGLTPNANILYGDNEWLGLLCSEIGQLYMPELTLNIIPESGWSTGPFEDFGYPALTYTEPLNSYPYYHTIQDLLIYLTPQQYDCVTKTALATIAALAVFPSTVSDVTVDQTSDSTSLAVIWSANDEYDVVGYRVWWGMQSGVYTDSTYISGRFATNVIIEGLQSCQKYYITVRAVDEHYHFSLLAQEVIGVPFIYSLNQGVLLVDETNNWTTGSLPSDAQQDSFYNYILSDYKYEQYEYSSTDQKPILADFAQYSTVAWFADDYTTLLAPGAMADIKTYLDNGGKLWFAGWKPTGNIRNNALYPADFTSGDIFFDNFKMSHAELSSTVDSFQTAVGLKGYPDINVDTLKYPSTIWGMTIRSIEALTPTGAGDTIYSIDMKNDGSPFEGKACAVRDSGKTVFFGFPLYFMDKEQVKAAVQKVMAEFGEPYGVTTERPGDSNQKPVLRLYQNAPNPFSKQTTIRYQLPKAGRVSLKIYNVTGQ; this is encoded by the coding sequence ATGAAAAAGCTGTATATTCTGGCGGTAATATCTGTCCTGGCGATTATAACCGCAGAAGGCATTTGCTCTCCGGTATTGATATCGGTGGAACTGCCGACCGCAGGGAGCAATAAGGTGTGGCATCAGCTGAATATACCTACATATGAACTTATAGACAATACGGCCATAGCAGAGGTGGATGAAGGTCAAATATCATTAATAAAGCAAAGAGGCTATCAGATAAACATTATTGATCAGCAACCCGATTTGGCCAAATATGTAATTGTATCAAATATTGGCAGAATGCCTGAACTGGCAGGGAATTCTATATGGAAGAATGACAAGACGGCGATAATAAAGACGTTACCAAAGGACGCTTTAAGAGACCGAAAATATAAACATCAAATCCGACCTTTTAACACCAAACCCTTGGGAGACCGGTTCTGGAAGAGTGTTACCACCAAGTATGTTCCGTTGAAGAACATTCCCTATGATCCTTTCATTCAAAGCCTGGTGGACCAGGTGAATGCCGATTCGATAGCTTCGTATATACAAAGGTTGCAGGATTTTCAAACAAGATACCTGTTAAGTGACAGTAACTATGCCGCAGCCGAGTGGATAAAACAGAAACTTGAGTTATGGGGCTATCTTGCCATACTCGACAGTTTCTATGTCAATGATACCATTCAACTGACAGATACGATATTCTTGATAGGCTATGGTCGTAACGTAATCGCAAATAAGCCAGGATCATTAGATGCATTAAAAATGATATTTATTAGTGGACATTATGATAGCGGGCCAACCATCAGCGGATCATTGTCATTATCTGAATGTCCCGGGGCCGATGATAATGGCTCGGGCACCGCCAGTATGATGGAAATCGCCAGGATGCTGAAAGATTATCAAACGGATATTACTGTTAGGTTTATCGGTTTCGATTCTGAAGAAAACGACATGCGTGGGCCAAAACATTATGCACAAGAGGTAGACAGTGCAAAGGAAGAGTTGGAAGCTATCATAGACATGGATATGATAGGCTATCAAGACGGATTGACTCCAAACGCTAACATACTCTATGGCGACAATGAGTGGCTCGGACTGCTTTGTTCCGAAATCGGTCAATTGTATATGCCGGAGTTGACTTTGAATATTATTCCCGAATCAGGATGGTCAACCGGTCCTTTCGAGGATTTTGGTTATCCAGCTCTTACATATACTGAACCGTTGAATTCATATCCCTACTATCATACGATCCAAGATCTCTTAATTTACTTAACACCTCAACAATACGATTGCGTAACAAAGACAGCGCTGGCGACGATAGCTGCATTGGCCGTTTTCCCCTCGACTGTTTCTGACGTGACTGTCGATCAAACATCGGATTCTACTAGTCTTGCAGTAATTTGGTCGGCCAATGATGAATACGATGTTGTGGGATACCGGGTATGGTGGGGGATGCAGAGCGGTGTATATACTGACAGCACATATATATCAGGACGTTTTGCAACTAATGTCATCATTGAAGGATTGCAATCTTGTCAAAAATATTATATTACTGTGCGGGCTGTTGATGAGCACTATCATTTTAGCCTATTAGCCCAAGAAGTTATTGGCGTGCCATTTATATATTCATTAAACCAAGGAGTTCTTTTAGTGGATGAAACCAACAATTGGACAACAGGAAGTTTACCCAGTGATGCCCAGCAAGACAGTTTTTATAACTACATATTATCAGATTATAAATATGAACAATATGAATATAGTTCGACCGATCAAAAACCGATATTGGCAGATTTCGCACAGTATTCGACAGTAGCTTGGTTTGCAGATGACTATACTACTCTTTTGGCCCCAGGGGCCATGGCTGACATTAAGACTTATCTTGATAATGGAGGTAAATTATGGTTTGCCGGCTGGAAACCGACCGGTAATATCAGGAATAATGCCCTCTACCCGGCCGACTTTACCTCTGGTGACATATTCTTTGATAACTTTAAGATGTCTCATGCCGAGTTGTCCAGCACAGTCGATTCTTTCCAGACAGCCGTGGGCCTGAAAGGATATCCGGACATCAATGTGGATACTTTGAAGTACCCATCCACCATCTGGGGCATGACAATACGGAGTATCGAAGCCCTTACTCCGACGGGGGCAGGTGATACGATCTACTCGATTGATATGAAGAACGACGGCAGTCCGTTTGAAGGCAAAGCCTGTGCGGTGAGAGATTCGGGGAAGACGGTGTTCTTCGGGTTTCCCTTATACTTCATGGATAAAGAGCAGGTGAAAGCAGCAGTGCAGAAGGTAATGGCGGAGTTCGGGGAACCGTATGGGGTGACCACGGAGCGGCCAGGGGACAGCAACCAGAAACCAGTGCTCAGACTGTACCAGAACGCTCCAAATCCGTTCAGCAAACAAACCACTATCAGGTATCAACTGCCGAAAGCCGGGCGCGTCAGCCTCAAGATTTATAACGTAACCGGGCAG
- a CDS encoding FlgD immunoglobulin-like domain containing protein has translation QLPKAGRVSLKIYNVTGQLVKTLVSGDQPAGSYAVSWDGRDGDNRQLSNGIYFYHLQNGSINITNRMLLIR, from the coding sequence TCAACTGCCGAAAGCCGGGCGCGTCAGCCTCAAGATTTATAACGTAACCGGGCAGTTGGTGAAAACACTGGTGAGCGGGGACCAGCCGGCCGGAAGCTATGCGGTAAGTTGGGATGGGAGAGATGGCGACAACCGGCAATTATCCAATGGAATATACTTTTACCATTTACAAAATGGTTCCATCAATATAACCAACAGGATGTTGTTGATCAGATAA